The following proteins come from a genomic window of Rutidosis leptorrhynchoides isolate AG116_Rl617_1_P2 chromosome 10, CSIRO_AGI_Rlap_v1, whole genome shotgun sequence:
- the LOC139870928 gene encoding uncharacterized protein, with the protein MFNATRLVLEGIIEDKSSYSQRGDAAEAYTYFTSFEFVFILHLMKEIMGRTNILSQQLQKSTQDIGNTIELVSATKEKLNDFRNNNWESFFEQVRDFSLKHNIEMPDFSALYKSGRYRPRQKDNHVTIEHFYRVDIFICSLDKQLHELACRFDNKATELLTLSAALVPKKAFDV; encoded by the coding sequence ATGTTTAATGCTACTCGTTTGGTATTGGAGGGTATAATTGAAGACAAATCTAGCTATTCTCAACGTGGTGATGCTGCTGAGGCCTACACTTATTTTACGTCCTTTGAGTTTGTGTTTATATTACACTTGATGAAGGAAATAATGGGGAGGACTAATATTTTATCTCAACAACTGCAAAAGAGTACCCAAGATATCGGCAACACCATTGAGTTAGTGTCCGCAACAAAGGAAAAATTGAACGACTTTAGGAATAACAACTGGGAAAGCTTCTTTGAACAGGTACGAGATTTCTCATTAAAGCATAACATAGAAATGCCCGACTTTAGTGCTTTGTATAAGTCTGGTCGATATCGTCCTCGACAAAAAGACAATCATGTTACTATTGAACATTTCTATCGAGTAGATATATTTATTTGTTCATTGGACAAGCAGTTACATGAGTTGGCTTGTAGATTTGATAATAAAGCCACAGAATTACTAACTCTTAGTGCTGCTTTAGTTCCTAAAAAAGCTTTTGACGTGTAA
- the LOC139870929 gene encoding uncharacterized protein, giving the protein MVDEARDESKREQMGIVLRFVDKDGIIRERFLDLVHVTDTSALTLKTNLWRTLLQYEFDTSKIRGQGYDGAIAASREVIPIHQFFNRLSSIVNVICASSKRHDELQKSKAIEIKHLLELGEIKSGKGQNQIGTLK; this is encoded by the exons ATGGTTGACGAGGCACGAGATGAAAGTAAACGAGAACAAATGGGTATAGTTTTAAGATttgttgataaagatggtattatTAGAGAAAGATTCCTAGACTTGGTGCATGTTACAGACACCTCGGCATTGACCCTCAAAACAAATTTGTGGAGAACACTTTTGCAATATGAGTTTGATACTAGTAAAATTCGTGGTCAAGGTTATGATGGTGCTA TTGCTGCTTCAAGGGAAGTTATTCCGATTCATCAATTTTTCAATAGATTAAGTTCTATCGTTAATGTAATTTGTGCTTCTAGTAAGCGTCATGACGAGCTACAAAAATCGAAGGCAATAGAAATAAAGCATTTGTTGGAACTTGGTGAAATTAAATCGGGTAAgggtcaaaatcaaattgggacctTGAAATGA
- the LOC139870932 gene encoding delta-aminolevulinic acid dehydratase, chloroplastic-like, translating to MGRERSWDTRLGRIHQMIRVNTLALSNPGDLNGENLIRLLDINRRPCRNGQLQVIRDAFKETSLALANFVYPLFIHEGKSNSRFFFYVLRFVDFSYILFFLIFGIEGEEDTPIGAMPGCYRFGWRYGLLEEVAKARDVGVNSIVLFPKVPDALKTPTGDEAYNDSGLVPRTIRLLKDKYPDLVIYTDVALDPYSSDGDNGIVREDGTQVPFMDPLEKLWTRIHVLETRKRIK from the exons ATGGGTCGAGAACGGTCATGGGATACCCGGTTAGGCCGCATACATCAGATGATTAGAGTAAATACACTCGCTCTCTCCAACCCGGGTGACCTGAACGGGGAAAACCTCATCCGTTTACTG GATATTAATCGAAGGCCATGCCGTAATGGTCAGTTACAAGTAATTAGAGATGCATTCAAGGAAACAAGCTTGGCTCTTGCAAATTTTGTATACCCCCTTTTTATTCATGAAGGTAAATCTAATTCAAGATTTTTCTTTTATGTTCTTCGTTTTGTTGATTTCTCTTACAttcttttttttctcatttttggaATTGAAGGTGAGGAGGACACACCTATTGGTGCCATGCCTGGTTGCTATAGGTTTGGATGGAGATATGGGCTTCTTGAAGAG GTTGCAAAGGCCCGTGATGTTGGGGTGAATAGTATTGTGCTCTTCCCAAAAGTTCCAGATGCTTTAAAG ACTCCCACAGGAGATGAAGCATATAATGATTCTGGACTTGTACCACGAACAATTCGGTTACTCAAAGACAAATACCCTGATCTT GTTATTTACACTGATGTAGCTCTAGATCCATATTCTTCAGATGGGGATAATGGTATTGTCAGAGAAGATG GTACGCAAGTTCCTTTTATGGACCCTTTAGAGAAGCTTTGGACTCGAATCCACGTTTTGGAGACAAGAAAAC GTATCAAATGA